One stretch of Armigeres subalbatus isolate Guangzhou_Male chromosome 2, GZ_Asu_2, whole genome shotgun sequence DNA includes these proteins:
- the LOC134208852 gene encoding uncharacterized protein K02A2.6-like, translating into MLIDSGSKHNLIDDTTWEIMKLQDVQIRNERFDHDKRFLAYGRVPLKLVTVFDANLEINDGGKLLRTNAVFYVIEKGQQPLLGKITAQQVGVLQVGLPSSKNATISRVDTIKEPFPKMKGITLSLPIDRTVSPVIQPLRRCPIPLLQQVEAKLKELLQLDIIEKVTQPTSWVSPLVPILKDNGELRLCVDMRKANQAIQRLNHPLPIFDDMLPRFRNAKLFTTLDIKQAFHQVELSEDCRDVTTFITNWGLYRYKRLLFGVNCAPELFQNLMESVLAECENTVVFIDDIMIFGSTVEEHDLAVKHTLAVLNRYGILLNIHKCKFKQTEISFLGHVLSPDGVTPSQEKVKSIQRFRTPQSKEELRSFLGLVTYVSRFIPDLATLNHPLRELLKLNTPYDWQPQHQESFDQLKRMIGSIHHLGYYDPKDRTLLVTDASGVGLGAVLIQFKNNNPRVIGYASKSLSETEKKYPPIEKEALGIVWGVERFRIYLLGIHFELETDHRPLETLFTVNSRPTARIERWMLRIQAFKFKVVYRKGSANIADTLSRLGAHIPDTEWSDECEVFIRRVTVNALSTLANCCQISDFDPDAEIYIRTIQEAAAIDIEEVIQATASDQEMQNLRACIENDSWSREDLKQYIPFRNEYTYVNSVILRGSKLVIPKALRPRMLQLAHEGHPGQSLMKRRLRERCWWPGIDQAAVQTCETCEGCRLVQLPDPPEPMMRRQLPDRPWVDIAIDFLGPMPSSEYILVVIDYYSRYMELEIMSKITAQETIKRLQRVFRIWGPPRTITLDNAKQFVSCEFQEFCKINGIHLNHTSPYWPQANGEVERQNRSLLKRLKIAHALYDDWKAELNSYLDLYNNTPHSVTGRAPSELLQNRKLRTKLPCVDDLQTIPQ; encoded by the exons ATGCTTATCGATTCAGGATCAAAACACAATCTAATCGATGACACGACGTGGGAAATTATGAAACTTCAAGATGTGCAAATACGAAATGAACGGTTTGATCATGACAAACGATTTTTGGCATACGGTCGTGTCCCACTAAAGCTGGTTACAGTCTTTGATGCAAATCTAGAAATAAATGACGGAGGGAAACTACTAAGAACTAATGCTGTCTTCTACGTCATCGAAAAGGGTCAACAGCCATTGTTAGGCAAGATAACGGCGCAGCAAGTGGGAGTGTTACAGGTTGGTTTGCCCAGTTCAAAAAATGCCACCATTAGCAGAGTCGACACTATCAAGGAGCCGTTCCCCAAAATGAAGGGAATCACCCTAAGCTTACCTATCGACAGAACAGTTTCACCCGTTATTCAACCCCTTCGTCGCTGTCCGATCCCACTTTTGCAACAAGTCGAAGCCAAATTGAAAGAACTGTTACAGTTAGACATAATCGAGAAAGTAACCCAACCGACATCGTGGGTTTCTCCACTGGTCCCGATTTTAAAAGACAACGGTGAACTACGACTGTGTGTAGACATGCGAAAAGCAAATCAGGCTATCCAAAGACTCAATCACCCCTTACCAATTTTTGACGACATGCTTCCAAGATTTAGGAATGCCAAACTATTTACGACTTTGGACATAAAGCAGGCCTTTCACCAGGTAGAACTGTCGGAAGACTGCCGCGATGTAACTACGTTTATAACAAATTGGGGACTATATCGTTATAAACGGCTTCTTTTTGGCGTGAACTGTGCTCCGGAGCTGTTTCAGAACCTTATGGAAAGTGTTCTCGCTGAATGTGAAAACACAGTAGTTTTCATAGACGATATTATGATTTTTGGTTCGACAGTTGAAGAGCACGACCTGGCGGTAAAGCATACGCTAGCTGTCCTTAATCGATATGGCATCCTTTTGAACATTCACAAGTGTAAGTTCAAGCAAACAGAAATATCATTCCTAGGTCACGTGCTTTCTCCAGATGGAGTGACACCGTCTCAGGAAAAAGTTAAATCGATCCAACGGTTCAGAACCCCACAATCAAAAGAGGAGTTACGAAGCTTTCTAGGTTTAGTAACCTATGTATCTCGTTTCATACCGGATTTGGCCACTTTAAACCACCCTCTTCGTGAATTGCTGAAGCTAAATACACCCTATGATTGGCAGCCACAGCACCAGGAATCATTTGATCAGCTCAAACGTATGATAGGGTCCATCCATCACTTGGGTTACTATGATCCGAAAGATCGAACGTTACTTGTTACGGATGCCTCGGGAGTCGGACTGGGTGCTGTGTTGATACAGTTTAAGAACAACAACCCCAGAGTCATTGGATACGCCTCAAAAAGCCTTTCCGAAACTGAAAAAAAGTACCCTCCAATCGAGAAGGAAGCTCTAGGTATTGTGTGGGGAGTGGAGCGCTTCAGGATTTACCTTCTTGGAATACATTTTGAGCTGGAAACGGATCATAGGCCGCTCGAAACGCTTTTCACGGTCAATTCACGACCCACGGCGCGAATTGAGCGCTGGATGCTAAGAATTCAAGCCTTCAAGTTCAAA GTTGTTTACCGGAAAGGTTCAGCAAACATAGCTGATACTTTGTCGAGACTCGGAGCGCACATTCCAGACACTGAATGGTCGGATGAATGTGAAGTGTTTATTCGTCGTGTGACAGTTAATGCGTTGTCTACCTTGGCAAATTGTTGTCAGATTTCAGATTTCGATCCTGATGCAGAAATTTATATTCGAACCATACAGGAAGCTGCCGCAATTGATATTGAGGAAGTAATTCAGGCTACCGCCTCGGATCAAGAGATGCAAAATTTAAGAGCGTGTATCGAGAATGACTCCTGGAGCCGTGAAGATTTGAAGCAATACATTCCATTTCGTAATGAATACACATATGTGAATTCAGTTATCCTGAGAGGATCCAAACTCGTCATACCCAAAGCTCTACGACCGAGAATGCTACAGTTGGCTCACGAAGGGCACCCGGGGCAATCATTGATGAAGAGGCGTCTGCGTGAAAGATGTTGGTGGCCTGGCATAGATCAAGCAGCAGTACAGACATGTGAAACCTGTGAAGGATGCCGTTTGGTACAGCTTCCTGATCCGCCTGAACCAATGATGCGACGGCAATTACCCGATCGACCTTGGGTCGATATAGCCATAGACTTTCTTGGACCAATGCCATCGTCAGAATACATTCTGGTGGTCATCGACTATTACAGCAGATACATGGAATTGGAAATAATGAGCAAAATCACTGCTCAGGAGACAATCAAACGATTACAACGCGTTTTCCGTATCTGGGGACCACCAAGAACGATCACACTGGATAACGCCAAGCAGTTCGTTTCTTGCGAATTTCAAGAGTTCTGTAAAATAAACGGCATTCATCTCAACCATACCTCTCCGTACTGGCCCCAGGCAAATGGGGAGGTCGAACGCCAGAACAGGTCGTTATTAAAGAGATTGAAAATCGCTCATGCTCTTTATGATGACTGGAAAGCTGAGCTCAACAGCTATCTAGATCTGTACAACAACACACCGCATTCTGTTACTGGAAGAGCCCCCAGTGAGCTTCTGCAAAACAGGAAGCTGCGCACAAAACTACCGTGTGTTGACGACCTTCAGACTATTCCCCAGTAG
- the LOC134208853 gene encoding uncharacterized protein LOC134208853, with protein sequence MCNMDNNVNERNHSEDGIADSNQTPIIIQQHVFSPATYNLPHFKFKHLPQTEVRNAWSSWIRWFETVMAASNIVDGSSRKMQLSAMGGLELQSAFYGIPGCDVEDASNDPYLSMKDKLTEYFSPKHHDSFERFLFWSMTPSDSEPIEKFALRVQQRAEKVSFGRSENESRHIAVIDKIIQYASEDLRQKLLEKEQLTLDEAIKIINAYQSVKYQSSKMNGKSNGGPSNRPYENIGNNINRLYEGSSKIIGSNPRCLRCGYKRHQEAQHCPALNKMCLRCKSVGHFKSVCKSKISSTGTFDRKRVAPIANHQGPSRPSKYPRTSSRPVYKIDDQNEESESEDLSV encoded by the exons ATGTG CAACATGGATAACAATGTGAATGAGCGTAATCATTCAGAAGATGGAATCGCGGATAGTAACCAAACGCCAATCATCATTCAGCAACATGTATTCAGTCCCGCAACGTACAACCTTCcccatttcaaattcaaacatttGCCTCAAACTGAAGTACGCAATGCGTGGAGTTCGTGGATTCGATGGTTTGAAACCGTCATGGCAGCTTCGAACATCGTTGATGGTTCAAGCCGCAAGATGCAATTGTCCGCAATGGGCGGTTTGGAATTACAGAGCGCTTTCTATGGAATTCCGGGCTGCGATGTGGAAGATGCTTCGAATGATCCCTACCTTTCAATGAAAGATAAATTAACGGAATATTTCTCGCCGAAACATCACGACAGCTTTGAAAGGTTTCTTTTCTGGTCTATGACACCGAGTGACAGTGAACCCATCGAGAAGTTTGCCCTCAGAGTTCAGCAGAGAGCTGAAAAAGTTTCATTCGGAAGATCAGAAAATGAGAGCCGGCATATTGCGGTCATTGATAAAATCATACAATATGCGTCGGAGGACTTGCGCCAGAAACTACTGGAAAAAGAACAGCTGACTCTCGACGaagcaattaaaattataaacgCGTACCAGTCCGTAAAGTACCAGTCCTCAAAAATGAACGGCAAATCAAATGGTGGACCAAGCAATCGCCCCTACGAAAATATTGGCAATAATATTAATCGACTTTACGAAGGTTCTTCTAAAATTATTGGAAGTAATCCTCGATGCTTGCGCTGTGGGTATAAGCGACATCAGGAGGCTCAGCACTGTCCGGCACTGAATAAGATGTGCCTTCGTTGCAAAAGTGTTGGTCATTTTAAATCTGTTTGCAAATCAAAGATATCTAGCACC GGAACTTTCGACCGGAAGCGTGTAGCACCTATCGCAAATCATCAGGGTCCCTCGCGACCATCAAAATATCCGCGAACCTCGTCCAGGCCGGTTTATAAGATCGATGACCAGAATGAAGAATCAGAATCTGAGGATCTATCGGT TTGA